The sequence tcgtttatttggttttctttttatcaataaatatgtttcctttttgttttgattttgaatgatcacgttgatgttcatttcttatttttaaatcgatttttacttatgttttggttacaaaaagtttacaaattagGTATTTCAAACCCGAAGAACcgaattttcttatgttttggttacaaaataagtaaaaatgaGATATTTTTAAACTGAAGACCCGATTGGGACCcaaccccgaaagtacattgggttgtaccggttcttGGAAGATTTACTAatcccgacccgaacccgatagaacccgaaccggtcccgaacagaattttaaaataatccgaatggggctgattttgataaacccaaataaccgaaacccgattggataaaCGAAATCCGATTGGACCCCCGAATACCCATGCctagtattttgttttttgacCATTAGAGCATCATATCAGTGGGACTATATTTGCAAGTCcttatagttttttatattaatatttgtagttTAGGACAATGTTAAGGAACTTTGATTAAATTTGTGATTATTAGTGGGACTTTTATTGGTTCTAAGTTACTTAATTACAGCGACGAGAGATCCGTCTCCTCCGTACAGTGGTTCCATCGTCGATCAACAACACCACTATAACAGCGACGAGAGCTCCATCTCCGTTCTCCTCCGTGTCGAAGAATGCTCCGACGGGGCAGAACCGTCAAAAACTGTGTTCGAAGAATGCTCATCTCCTCCGTATTCTACGGTGGTTCCGTCGTCGATCAACAACACCACCACAACAGCAACATCAAACGGTTTCACCACTACAAAAACCCTAAAGACTTCACCTTTCTAAACCACTAGTCGTGTTACCGCTTCTCCGCTTCTCTCCGCTTCATCTCCAGGCGATAGTGATAAGGAAGGACGACTAAGAACGTCCTTAGTTAAGATACGTCCACATAATAATGCCTattaattgatttattttttgtgtCCAAAATACCAAGGGACCTAGTGAAAGACCTCCGATAATCATGGTCTTTATATAAACAGAGGAACCTCTTAAATTATTAGCTGGCGAGGTTTACTGTTGTCGGAAAAAGCTAGGTTTGTCATTATATATCAAGTTTTAATATGCaaaactatattataattaatatccCTAGCCATCATATCAAGATTTTCAAgaggtaattttttttcttaaataatgaTGCTAATTTCCATAAATTGGAAATTATGGAACTTGTTAAAGGCAATGTGAAGTTTTCCATTTTTCCCTTATGGTTTATAAGTATAAGATGGGCCGTAAATAACTGGGCCTAACTCACAACCCAAAACAAAACCACGGCACACGCTCGACTCGACAAACTCTCTTCGTCTCTTCCCGCGACGGCGACGACCGTACCGCCAACGCCTTCTCTCTCCGATCCTTGAATTCCACCTAATTACTTCTCTGCTACACCTATCaaatccatctctctctctctctctctctctcgctctcccCGTTATTCCTCTCAAGACGCAGACCTCCCCGTACAGAGTACAACGAGATGGGTAGACCCAAAGGAGATGCCGCAAGGAGCAAGGCTCGTCCTTCCAGCAGCAGGTTACATTATCCTCCAATCTCTTCCACGCCCTACATTTTCGAGTCTATGCTTCATTGGTTCTGTACTTGAATTGACTAATTGAGTTTTGTGAACAGCTTGGCAGCTTCTCTGTTGCCGTCTGGTTCTGCAGCCGCCGCCGTAGGTTTTGGCGGCTACGTGGGCAGCTCTAGATTCGAAGCTTCTCTGTCAAAGGAAGACCCTGCTCCCTTCTTGGTATGCTTTGTGCCTCTTTGTTTGATTCTACCTACTTGCTCTCATCTTTGTTGATGGATTGTGTAGGATTTGGATAGTGAGATGGCCCAACACTTGCAACGTCTCTCAAGGAAGGACCCTACAACAAAGATAAAAGCTCTTACTTCCCTGTCAGAACTggttaagaagaagaaagggaaaGAACTTTTGCCATTAATCCCACAATGGGTATGTTTCTTTCTCAAAATACTTGGGACTTTTTGCAGAATGTTGATCACTGTCCTTCCTTCACGTTGCAGTGCATGTGGTTGTTCATTGACTTCTATTGTCTTACTTGTCTAGACGTTTGAGTACAAGAAGTTGATACTGGACTACAGTAGAGATGTCCGGCGAGCTACGCATGACGTCATGACTGATGTTGTTACTGGTGTCGGGTTTGTACTTTGGTTCTCAGCTTTCTTATGCATACCTCTTTTTCTTACCCTCATTCATTATGCAGTGTtgtcatttaattttttcttttagtatCATACGCTTGGATGTTAGGTAGTCTACTTATGTCGTGAGTGATATGGTTAAGCTTTGAGGTTTTCCTGACATCTATTATATCGAATGGATACATGATTTTTTCTTGGAATGAATTTTTTTGTTGCTCAGTGCTGCAGAAGCTTGACTATGTTGAGTGTGTCATATAGGGAATCTGTCTTGATATTGTCTCAGCATGCATGCATTGGATACTTCTCTTTTAGTATTTTATGCTTTCTCCCTGGATAAGTGGTATTCTGCATTAACTCTTATTTTCTTACATGTTACTCAGGAGAGATTTAGCACCCCATCTTAAGTCTATAATGGGCCCCTGGTGGTTTTCACAGTTTGATTTGGTTTCTGAAGTTTCGCAAGCAGCGAAGTCGTCTTTGCAGGTTGGCACCTAGTTTCTGAAGTTTCTCCagactttttttcttcttaaaattttgtgttttgatGTCACTCTTTCTGTTAACTCTCTTTTGGTCTTATTAGACCAGTAACAATTTAGTTCTGGTCAACTTGCACCTTTTTTATAGAATCCGTTTTCAGATTTTCATTTAGCtgcataatttttaaaacaggCAGCTTTCCCTGCCCAGGAGAAGAGGTTAGACGTCTTGAGTCTGTGTTCAGCTGAGATTTTTGCTTATCTGGAGGAAAATCTGAAACTTACACCTCAAAATTTATCTGATAAAGCACTTGCTTCGGATGAATTAGAAGAAATGTACCAGCAGGTACTTCATCTGGGGGAATCTTTACTTAAGGCACAACTTTTCCTTCTATCGATTTCTTTCCAATGTCTTATTTTGCTTTATTTTCAGATGATATCTTCATCTCTGAGGGCGTTGGCTACACTTATAGATATATTGCTCCACGAACCCGATAAAGCTGGCTCTGCAAGTGTCAATGCCGAATCGAAACTTGCCTCGAAGGCTAGGAGAGTAGCAACCTCCTCTGCTGGAAAGTTGTTCTCTTCCCATAAATGCTTTCTGAACTTTCTAAAATCCGAAAGCCCTAGTATCCGATCAGCAACTTATTCTTTATTGAGCAGCTTCATTAAAAATGTTCCTGAAGTCTTTAATGAAAGCGACGTAAGATGTCTTGCACCAGCTTTGCTTGGTGTTTTTCGAGAAACTATTCCAATTTGCCACTCATCAATGTGGGAGGCTGTCTTGCTGTTCTCTAGAAAATTTCCTCAGAGTTGGGCCTACTTAAATGTTCATAAGTCAGTTCTAAATCACTTATGGCAGTTTCTTAGGAACGGGTGCTTTGGATCCCCACAGGTTTCTTACCCTGCATTGATACTGTTCCTGGAAGTTATGCCAACCCAATCTCTCGAAGCTGATAAGTTCTTTGTGAATTTTTTCAATAACTTACTAGCTGGGAGGAGTATGTGTGATTCTTCAAGCGCGGATCAGTTATCACTTCTCCGTGCAACCACTGAATGTTTCCTCTGGGGATTACGCAATGCTTCAAGGTATTGCGATGGCCCCAGTTCCATTCACGATCTCCAAGTTGATCTAATTGATAAAGTCCTTGTGAAGAATCTATGGGCATACTTCTTTGAACTATCCAAGGACAGTACTCCACATATTCAGAGGAAGCCATCTGAAACGCTGAGCATGAGCAGTTCAGTTAAGTTTCTGCAAGAGCTGGGAAGCTGCATCTTAGAAATTCTTTCAGGAATTAATTTGCTCGAACAAAACCTGTTGTCCTTTTTCTGTAAATCTGTTCAAGAGAGCTTCTTGAATATGCTTCAGCAGGGAGATACAGAGACAGTTACCGGCATGAGAAAAatgattgattttcttttgttactGGAGAGACACTCAAGTCTGGAAGGTGAGAGTTGGCCTTTGGATCAATTTATGGGGCCACTGCTGTCCAAGGCTTTTCCATGGATAAAATCATCTGTAAGTTACTGTCTATGTTGTATTACCCGATTATGTCATGTTAAGCCATATGATGTTTTTACTTAATTAACTCATGTGGTTGTATTTCTGTTCTCAGGAATTGGTAGATGGTTTGAAGCTTTTGTCTGTTTCACTATCAATATTTGGACCGAGAAAGATAGTTCCGGTACTGATTTGTGATATAGAGACTTCTACCCTTCTCTCTCTTGAAGAAGGGAGGGATATGAGCCCAGAAAAGTTTATTAAAGTTTTCCAAGAATTTTTTATTCCTTGGTGTATGGATGGATATGACTCTTCGACTGCTGTTAAAGCTGCAAAACAAGATCTCCTGTTTTCATTGCTTGATGATGACTGTTTCACTCAGCAGTGGAGTGCTGTAATTTCTTATGTATTTGATCAACAACATCAGGGGTTCGATAAGCTGGCTTCTATGGAATTGCTTTTAGAGAAGGCAAGGGATGAAATTACAAAAAGAAGTTCTGGGCTGGAGTTGAGTCAAAGAATAGGCTCTAAGCCAGACCATTGGCATCATGAGCTCATAGAATCTACTGCTATAGCTCTTGTCCGTTCCTCCTCAGTAACTACAACGTCTGCTGCTCAGTTCTTGTGGTAAGTCTATCTATAAAACAGTATCAACTAAAGCtaatattaatatcattttaattcAAGCTCACAATCGATCCAAGATTTTGCATTCACATTTTCCAGCCAAATCTTGAGACTGATTGCTCTCAGTACTTACTCTATATTTGTGTATGCAGTTCAGTTCTGGGTGGTTCAACGGAAGACAGCAGTATTTCTTTTGTGTCAAGAAGCTCGTTGGTCTTGATATATAGAGGGATCCTTGAAAAGCTGCTATCTTTTATCAAACAGTCACCATTATGTTCAGTTAGTGATACATGTTCCTCTCTTATCGTTGAGGCTGTTGATATAGAGTTTGATTTGAGCAGTCCTGTCGATGTGATCGCGGTAACTAAGTTTGCAGCAGAAGTTATTGATGGTAGTGTGTTCAGTTTAAAGGCTCTGAATCAGGAAGCCACTCTATTTTCAACTATTTTGTCCTCTCTCTTAATCATTGACTTGGAGAGTAGAATATCATCACTAGTGGACAATACTCTATatgagctgaaagagaagagaaaggatCGGAATCTAGTGGGTAGTTTTGTTCATGCTGTTTGCTCTAGGATGAATAATCAGTTCTGGAAATCTATAAACTATGATGTCAGAAAGAGTTCagcaaatattttggttcaatCCATAAGGTCAGTTGTCCAACTTGAGGATGATCTGCAACCTTGTCAGCTTACATTACTGTGTGCTTCATGGATGCCCGAGGTGTTGAAATATCTTTCATTGAATCAAACTGATGAAGAAATTATCTGTGGGCTGCTTCTGCGTGAGAATGATGTTTGGCCTATGTGGACCAGCCCCAGCTCGTCAGCTAGCATTTATACACATGATATTCCTGCTCACTTGTGCGATTTGAGGACATCCAAGAgtcaaagatatgtttttttcattGACAGCCTGATCACTAATATGGGGATTCAGCGATTTGTTGTTGGCCACAAAGATAATGGGTTATCCCCGCAAGCTTGGCTTTCCGCAGAAATACTCTGCACGTGGGAGTGGCCAGGGGGTAGTGTTCAAACTTCCTTCCTGCCAGCCCTCGTCTCATTCTGTAAGAGTGAACCAGCTTATGGGAGCTTATTAAACTCCATTTTTGACATTCTACTCAATGGTGCTCTTGTGCATGGAGAGGATGAGAGAGACAGTTCCGGGAACATGTGGGTTGAATTGAATAACCAGATAGAGGACGTCAAAGAACCATTTTTGAGGGCTCTGGTGTCTTTGATTTTCACTCTGTTTAAGGAGGACCtttggagagaagaagaagccatggcTGTTTTCAAAATGGTCACAGATAAACTCTTCATCGGGGAAGAGCCGAGCAAAAACTGTTTGAGAATCATTCCTTTCATTATGAGCGTAATAATTTCACCATTACGTACAAAAACCAAATCTAGTGTTTACGGTGATACTGTGCTGCCACTGGAAGCTTTCCTTGGAGGTTGGCTGGAGAGGTCTTTGTCGTTTCCTCCTCTGGTCCTCTGGCAAAGTGGGGAAGGTGAGGCCCcatttaattttcattaattttcttttggtcCTTCCTTTCGATCTCATTGTTATTTTCTGTACATTGCTTAACCGTAAGTAAAGGATTAGGCTGAACGTATTTGTAAAGCAAGTATTTACTTATGAAACAAGATCAACTTAGCGATAATTTTGAGGCTCCACTTGTCAGGTCCTTACATCAGGTTTTTAGGGACCTGAGAAGTGGTTATAGTTGGCATTAGATGGACATTCCCTTTCTTTAGCTTTTGCTTTTCATGCGTAG is a genomic window of Raphanus sativus cultivar WK10039 unplaced genomic scaffold, ASM80110v3 Scaffold2711, whole genome shotgun sequence containing:
- the LOC130494428 gene encoding E3 ubiquitin-protein ligase listerin-like isoform X2, yielding MTDVVTGVGRDLAPHLKSIMGPWWFSQFDLVSEVSQAAKSSLQAAFPAQEKRLDVLSLCSAEIFAYLEENLKLTPQNLSDKALASDELEEMYQQMISSSLRALATLIDILLHEPDKAGSASVNAESKLASKARRVATSSAGKLFSSHKCFLNFLKSESPSIRSATYSLLSSFIKNVPEVFNESDVRCLAPALLGVFRETIPICHSSMWEAVLLFSRKFPQSWAYLNVHKSVLNHLWQFLRNGCFGSPQVSYPALILFLEVMPTQSLEADKFFVNFFNNLLAGRSMCDSSSADQLSLLRATTECFLWGLRNASRYCDGPSSIHDLQVDLIDKVLVKNLWAYFFELSKDSTPHIQRKPSETLSMSSSVKFLQELGSCILEILSGINLLEQNLLSFFCKSVQESFLNMLQQGDTETVTGMRKMIDFLLLLERHSSLEGESWPLDQFMGPLLSKAFPWIKSSELVDGLKLLSVSLSIFGPRKIVPVLICDIETSTLLSLEEGRDMSPEKFIKVFQEFFIPWCMDGYDSSTAVKAAKQDLLFSLLDDDCFTQQWSAVISYVFDQQHQGFDKLASMELLLEKARDEITKRSSGLELSQRIGSKPDHWHHELIESTAIALVRSSSVTTTSAAQFLCSVLGGSTEDSSISFVSRSSLVLIYRGILEKLLSFIKQSPLCSVSDTCSSLIVEAVDIEFDLSSPVDVIAVTKFAAEVIDGSVFSLKALNQEATLFSTILSSLLIIDLESRISSLVDNTLYELKEKRKDRNLVGSFVHAVCSRMNNQFWKSINYDVRKSSANILVQSIRSVVQLEDDLQPCQLTLLCASWMPEVLKYLSLNQTDEEIICGLLLRENDVWPMWTSPSSSASIYTHDIPAHLCDLRTSKSQRYVFFIDSLITNMGIQRFVVGHKDNGLSPQAWLSAEILCTWEWPGGSVQTSFLPALVSFCKSEPAYGSLLNSIFDILLNGALVHGEDERDSSGNMWVELNNQIEDVKEPFLRALVSLIFTLFKEDLWREEEAMAVFKMVTDKLFIGEEPSKNCLRIIPFIMSVIISPLRTKTKSSVYGDTVLPLEAFLGGWLERSLSFPPLVLWQSGEDMQDWFQLVLSCYPVNEKAEEDKALQRHVSNEERTLLLDLFRKQRQVPGASSVVTQLPGVQILLARLIMVVVSYCGNDFNEEDWDFVFSNLRRMIQSAVVVMEETSENVNDFISGVSSMEKEIDTLEGLGHIVSISDASLDNAKNALSAFSVLKLVKDISVGSEDYLYSLANELWDLAKDRILEGVLRLFFCTGLAEAIAASYSPEAASLVASFRVDHLQFWELVAQLVVVSSPRARDRAVRAVEFWGLSKGAISSMYAIMFSSKPIHSLQRAAYIVLSTESISRLAIVADGNASPSDESLSDQDSSNDGLPSEEKLRLRDEISCMVEKLNYDLLDTDLTAPDRVQTFLVWSLLLSHVSSLPSLTQGRERLVQHIQRTANPLILDSLFQHIPLEEYMAQSLKKKDGDIPSELSVVASAATCAITTGSSLLTVKSLWPIETENMASLAGAIYGLMLRVLPAYVREWFSGMRDRSASSLIEAFTRTWCSPSLIKNELSQIRKADFNDESFSVSISKSANEVVGTYTKDETGMDLVIRLPVSYPLKPVDVNWTKSIGISDAKQRKWLMSMLMFVRNQNGALAEAIKIWKRNSDKEYEGVEDCPICYSVIHPVNHSLPRRACATCKYKFHKACLDKWFLTSHKKVCPLCQSPC
- the LOC130494428 gene encoding E3 ubiquitin-protein ligase listerin-like isoform X1: MGRPKGDAARSKARPSSSSLAASLLPSGSAAAAVGFGGYVGSSRFEASLSKEDPAPFLDLDSEMAQHLQRLSRKDPTTKIKALTSLSELVKKKKGKELLPLIPQWTFEYKKLILDYSRDVRRATHDVMTDVVTGVGRDLAPHLKSIMGPWWFSQFDLVSEVSQAAKSSLQAAFPAQEKRLDVLSLCSAEIFAYLEENLKLTPQNLSDKALASDELEEMYQQMISSSLRALATLIDILLHEPDKAGSASVNAESKLASKARRVATSSAGKLFSSHKCFLNFLKSESPSIRSATYSLLSSFIKNVPEVFNESDVRCLAPALLGVFRETIPICHSSMWEAVLLFSRKFPQSWAYLNVHKSVLNHLWQFLRNGCFGSPQVSYPALILFLEVMPTQSLEADKFFVNFFNNLLAGRSMCDSSSADQLSLLRATTECFLWGLRNASRYCDGPSSIHDLQVDLIDKVLVKNLWAYFFELSKDSTPHIQRKPSETLSMSSSVKFLQELGSCILEILSGINLLEQNLLSFFCKSVQESFLNMLQQGDTETVTGMRKMIDFLLLLERHSSLEGESWPLDQFMGPLLSKAFPWIKSSELVDGLKLLSVSLSIFGPRKIVPVLICDIETSTLLSLEEGRDMSPEKFIKVFQEFFIPWCMDGYDSSTAVKAAKQDLLFSLLDDDCFTQQWSAVISYVFDQQHQGFDKLASMELLLEKARDEITKRSSGLELSQRIGSKPDHWHHELIESTAIALVRSSSVTTTSAAQFLCSVLGGSTEDSSISFVSRSSLVLIYRGILEKLLSFIKQSPLCSVSDTCSSLIVEAVDIEFDLSSPVDVIAVTKFAAEVIDGSVFSLKALNQEATLFSTILSSLLIIDLESRISSLVDNTLYELKEKRKDRNLVGSFVHAVCSRMNNQFWKSINYDVRKSSANILVQSIRSVVQLEDDLQPCQLTLLCASWMPEVLKYLSLNQTDEEIICGLLLRENDVWPMWTSPSSSASIYTHDIPAHLCDLRTSKSQRYVFFIDSLITNMGIQRFVVGHKDNGLSPQAWLSAEILCTWEWPGGSVQTSFLPALVSFCKSEPAYGSLLNSIFDILLNGALVHGEDERDSSGNMWVELNNQIEDVKEPFLRALVSLIFTLFKEDLWREEEAMAVFKMVTDKLFIGEEPSKNCLRIIPFIMSVIISPLRTKTKSSVYGDTVLPLEAFLGGWLERSLSFPPLVLWQSGEDMQDWFQLVLSCYPVNEKAEEDKALQRHVSNEERTLLLDLFRKQRQVPGASSVVTQLPGVQILLARLIMVVVSYCGNDFNEEDWDFVFSNLRRMIQSAVVVMEETSENVNDFISGVSSMEKEIDTLEGLGHIVSISDASLDNAKNALSAFSVLKLVKDISVGSEDYLYSLANELWDLAKDRILEGVLRLFFCTGLAEAIAASYSPEAASLVASFRVDHLQFWELVAQLVVVSSPRARDRAVRAVEFWGLSKGAISSMYAIMFSSKPIHSLQRAAYIVLSTESISRLAIVADGNASPSDESLSDQDSSNDGLPSEEKLRLRDEISCMVEKLNYDLLDTDLTAPDRVQTFLVWSLLLSHVSSLPSLTQGRERLVQHIQRTANPLILDSLFQHIPLEEYMAQSLKKKDGDIPSELSVVASAATCAITTGSSLLTVKSLWPIETENMASLAGAIYGLMLRVLPAYVREWFSGMRDRSASSLIEAFTRTWCSPSLIKNELSQIRKADFNDESFSVSISKSANEVVGTYTKDETGMDLVIRLPVSYPLKPVDVNWTKSIGISDAKQRKWLMSMLMFVRNQNGALAEAIKIWKRNSDKEYEGVEDCPICYSVIHPVNHSLPRRACATCKYKFHKACLDKWFLTSHKKVCPLCQSPC